From the genome of Scytonema hofmannii PCC 7110, one region includes:
- a CDS encoding glycosyltransferase, producing the protein MKILYLTTVLPSQRKTGGEIASQCFIDALKQGGHKVLVLGYRRQGDVVLNPVPDEMPVGYRFIETYKSKFYPLLWMGLSLITKLPYSSAKYYSQNYIRKVTTLLNSYNYNIIILDHAQMGWLLPLINNKLPFIFIAHNIERDIYQEQLTTTSSKVWKQIYKREAKLIQVMEDCLAKNAREVWTFTDHDASYFSTINQATRVFHLPSSVVNLENPIVSKTCDISIIGSWTWKANMLGLKWFFQAVYPHLPTDLSIYVAGKGAEWLQGQYSNVKYCGFVPDAQEFMAQARVIAIPSISGGGIQIKTLDAIATGTSIVATPTAMRGISEYPSSSIKVTENPKDFAHNLVELLKGKVGQIFDKENSQELLPLNLAWSYNRREKFFADVAYALRLNS; encoded by the coding sequence ATGAAGATTTTATACTTGACCACAGTTCTTCCCAGCCAAAGGAAAACTGGAGGAGAAATAGCTTCTCAGTGTTTTATTGACGCACTAAAGCAGGGCGGACACAAAGTTCTGGTGCTTGGATACCGACGACAGGGTGATGTTGTGCTCAACCCCGTCCCTGATGAAATGCCAGTTGGCTACCGATTCATAGAAACATATAAATCTAAATTTTACCCTCTTCTTTGGATGGGTTTAAGTTTAATCACAAAGCTGCCTTATTCTTCGGCTAAATATTACTCTCAAAACTATATCAGAAAAGTCACAACGCTTTTAAACAGCTATAACTATAACATTATCATCCTAGACCACGCACAAATGGGATGGCTGTTACCATTAATAAACAACAAATTGCCCTTTATCTTTATTGCCCATAATATTGAACGAGATATATATCAAGAACAGTTGACTACAACATCTAGTAAAGTCTGGAAACAGATATACAAGCGAGAAGCTAAACTCATTCAAGTAATGGAAGATTGTTTGGCTAAAAATGCTCGAGAAGTTTGGACATTTACAGACCATGATGCCAGCTATTTTAGCACCATTAATCAAGCGACTCGTGTTTTCCATCTTCCCTCCAGTGTAGTCAACTTAGAGAATCCAATTGTAAGCAAAACCTGTGATATTAGCATCATAGGTAGTTGGACGTGGAAAGCAAATATGTTGGGTTTAAAGTGGTTCTTCCAAGCTGTTTATCCCCACTTACCTACAGATTTATCTATTTATGTTGCTGGGAAAGGTGCGGAATGGTTACAGGGACAATATTCTAATGTTAAATATTGCGGTTTTGTTCCTGATGCACAAGAATTTATGGCACAAGCAAGGGTGATTGCGATTCCTTCTATCAGTGGTGGAGGTATACAGATTAAAACTTTAGATGCCATTGCTACTGGAACTTCTATTGTCGCCACTCCTACAGCCATGCGTGGAATATCTGAGTATCCATCCTCTTCTATCAAAGTTACCGAAAATCCAAAAGATTTTGCCCATAACTTAGTCGAATTACTCAAGGGAAAGGTTGGACAGATTTTTGATAAGGAGAATAGTCAAGAACTGCTGCCATTAAATCTTGCATGGTCTTACAATCGTCGAGAAAAATTTTTCGCAGATGTTGCTTATGCATTAAGACTTAACAGTTAA
- a CDS encoding glycoside hydrolase family 5 protein has translation MFLQRNRSQNTNLRKFIKYIICGLVLVLLNCIIHFDSPKLLARVQSNNPVANQIVPPLYTRGSQIVDARGRTVILQGINWFGMEVKTHTPNGLWVRDYKDILAQIKTLGYNIIRLPYSVEGLRSKDISGVDFSIGANKDLKGKTPLEVMDLVIQEAQRQGLLILLDSHTLKDGQIPELWYGDGYTEKDWIDTWLFLAKRYKNSKNVIGADLKNEPHGRASWGTGDISTDWRLAAERAGNQILKVNPTWLVLVEGVENNVPQQKQWGYVWGANLEGVSKYPVRINVSKKLVYSPHEYGRSEYSWFKEASFPRNLYKRWEIGFHYIATQRINPIWVGEFGGYHVDNVSKEGIWQQKFVEFIGQKNLHFTYWCLNPNSEGTGGILLDNWRSVNVPKQALLNKILRLNAVR, from the coding sequence ATGTTTTTACAGAGAAATCGGAGCCAAAACACCAATCTCAGAAAATTCATCAAGTACATCATCTGTGGCTTGGTGTTAGTGTTACTTAACTGTATTATTCATTTTGATTCGCCCAAATTATTGGCACGAGTTCAAAGCAATAATCCAGTAGCAAATCAAATTGTTCCCCCTTTATACACTCGCGGTTCTCAAATTGTAGATGCAAGAGGTCGAACCGTTATTCTCCAAGGTATCAACTGGTTTGGTATGGAAGTCAAAACCCATACCCCTAATGGGCTTTGGGTGAGAGATTACAAAGATATACTTGCTCAAATCAAAACTCTGGGCTATAATATTATCCGTTTACCCTATTCTGTGGAAGGATTGCGCTCAAAAGATATCAGTGGTGTTGATTTTTCTATTGGCGCAAATAAGGATTTGAAAGGAAAGACTCCTTTGGAAGTCATGGACTTGGTGATTCAAGAAGCCCAACGCCAAGGACTGCTGATTTTATTAGATAGCCATACTCTTAAAGATGGGCAGATTCCAGAGTTGTGGTATGGAGACGGTTATACCGAGAAGGACTGGATAGACACTTGGCTGTTCTTAGCAAAACGTTACAAAAATTCTAAAAATGTGATTGGAGCAGATTTAAAGAATGAGCCTCATGGTCGTGCAAGTTGGGGAACAGGTGATATCAGTACAGACTGGCGTTTAGCCGCCGAACGAGCCGGAAATCAGATTCTCAAGGTAAACCCAACGTGGCTGGTTTTGGTAGAGGGAGTCGAGAATAATGTACCTCAGCAAAAACAGTGGGGTTATGTATGGGGTGCCAATTTAGAAGGCGTCAGTAAATACCCAGTACGAATTAATGTATCAAAAAAACTTGTGTATTCTCCACATGAATACGGTAGATCTGAATATTCGTGGTTTAAAGAAGCTTCATTTCCTCGTAATTTATATAAACGTTGGGAAATTGGATTTCACTATATTGCCACTCAACGTATTAACCCTATTTGGGTAGGAGAATTTGGCGGTTACCATGTTGATAACGTATCAAAAGAGGGAATTTGGCAGCAAAAATTTGTTGAATTTATTGGTCAAAAAAACTTGCACTTTACTTACTGGTGTTTAAACCCTAACAGTGAAGGAACAGGAGGCATTTTGCTTGATAATTGGCGGAGTGTTAATGTTCCTAAACAGGCACTTTTAAATAAGATACTGCGATTGAATGCAGTTAGATAA
- a CDS encoding glycosyltransferase: protein MSQLFPQTLHSCSNKPPRILVVSMRGFHSEAFRSPEYEFEDNICNFDYADLLTPVSASGLFNQVNKRLSNFAGQVLGKGKFLKSDHSTTVIEKEYDFLFFICQHFWDITSINSIKGWREKCRKAILWIDEIWVKELQEKKVQLCFNLVKEFDCVLTTQSLSVDAIAQLIQRPCYSLPYGVDAVKFCPYPQQPQRFIDVYSIGRHSPVVHTAFRQKAEQENFLYLYDSLKGLEMKQYQEHRTLYSHLIKRSCYFIANKAKFDADYQTGGQEELGSRFFEGAAGGAIMIGIPPRCEAYKTYFDWSDAVFEITDDADRIAEIIAELDTQPDRLNRIRKDNVVNSLLRHDWVYRWENILEKIDLDSTPEMLSRKAYLRHLAELVNAL, encoded by the coding sequence ATGTCACAACTCTTTCCACAAACGTTACATTCCTGCTCCAATAAACCACCACGTATTTTAGTGGTATCCATGCGGGGGTTTCATTCTGAAGCTTTTCGCTCTCCTGAATACGAGTTTGAAGATAATATTTGTAATTTTGATTATGCTGACCTCCTCACCCCTGTGTCAGCGTCTGGTTTATTCAATCAAGTCAATAAAAGGTTGTCAAACTTTGCAGGACAAGTTTTAGGTAAAGGCAAATTTTTGAAATCTGATCATAGTACAACTGTGATTGAGAAAGAGTATGACTTTCTCTTTTTTATCTGTCAGCATTTTTGGGATATCACTTCTATTAATTCCATTAAAGGATGGCGAGAAAAGTGCCGGAAGGCTATTCTATGGATAGATGAAATATGGGTAAAAGAGCTTCAAGAAAAGAAAGTTCAGCTTTGTTTTAACCTCGTTAAAGAGTTTGATTGTGTTTTGACAACTCAAAGTTTAAGTGTGGATGCGATCGCGCAGTTAATCCAACGTCCTTGTTACTCCTTACCATATGGAGTTGATGCAGTTAAATTCTGCCCTTATCCACAACAACCTCAACGCTTTATTGATGTTTATAGTATCGGTCGTCATTCGCCAGTCGTACACACAGCTTTCCGACAAAAAGCAGAACAAGAAAACTTTTTATATTTGTATGATTCTCTTAAGGGTCTAGAAATGAAGCAGTATCAGGAACATCGAACTTTATATAGTCATCTCATTAAGAGAAGCTGTTATTTCATTGCTAATAAAGCTAAATTTGATGCTGATTACCAAACAGGTGGACAAGAAGAATTAGGTTCGCGCTTTTTTGAAGGTGCAGCAGGGGGAGCTATCATGATAGGAATCCCGCCTCGTTGTGAAGCTTATAAAACTTACTTTGATTGGTCAGATGCTGTATTTGAAATTACTGATGATGCAGATCGGATCGCTGAAATTATTGCTGAGCTTGATACCCAACCCGACCGTTTAAATAGAATACGTAAAGATAATGTTGTGAACTCCCTACTGCGTCATGATTGGGTTTATCGTTGGGAGAATATTTTAGAAAAAATAGATCTGGATAGCACACCAGAAATGCTATCTAGAAAAGCTTATTTAAGACATCTAGCTGAGTTGGTAAATGCATTGTAA
- a CDS encoding glycosyltransferase, translating into MTQNITSPVNEASRVLMVSMRNLKFHISRSGAYEFEDIIRNCDTVDLVSPTFNPSLFKVTNSVANSAAKIFKNGHLFPSLVNYKFEVKKEYDLFFIFCQSIKDILVLNSIKGWRDKCRYAVCWLDELWAKDIDSWSVQLQLLKDFDCIFMNFSSSINQVKDIVQRPCYSIPYGVDTVKFCPYPADLYRCIDVLNVGRRSTVTHNALLELVEREKFFYIYDTIKDLYMVDYRYHRSLYTNFVKRSRYMIVNKAKFDLTGKTNPQEEVGPRFFEGAAGGTIMLGVSPKCQDFTKYLDWSEPMIEIPFDCVNIASILAELDTQPEYQEKIRTNNIVNSLLKHDWVYRWEEILATLGLDSTPQISKRKAHLQNLAEMVRTSPDGCQQTRLVLAQSN; encoded by the coding sequence ATGACACAAAATATAACATCCCCGGTTAATGAAGCATCACGTGTATTAATGGTATCGATGCGGAATTTAAAATTTCATATTTCTCGCTCTGGAGCTTACGAATTTGAAGATATTATCCGTAATTGTGACACAGTAGATTTAGTTTCTCCCACCTTCAATCCCAGTCTTTTCAAAGTCACTAATTCCGTAGCTAACAGTGCAGCAAAAATTTTCAAAAATGGCCACCTATTTCCCTCCTTAGTGAATTATAAATTTGAAGTCAAAAAAGAATATGATTTGTTTTTCATATTCTGCCAATCAATCAAAGATATTCTTGTTTTAAATTCTATCAAAGGCTGGCGGGACAAATGCCGCTATGCTGTTTGTTGGTTGGACGAACTCTGGGCAAAAGATATTGATAGTTGGAGCGTCCAGCTACAGCTTCTTAAAGACTTTGATTGTATTTTTATGAACTTTAGTTCTAGTATTAATCAAGTCAAAGATATTGTTCAGCGCCCTTGCTACTCCATACCTTACGGCGTTGACACTGTAAAATTCTGCCCTTATCCAGCAGACCTTTACCGTTGTATTGACGTTTTAAATGTTGGACGGCGTTCAACAGTCACCCATAACGCCCTACTAGAACTTGTAGAACGGGAAAAGTTCTTTTATATCTACGACACAATCAAAGATTTATACATGGTTGATTATCGCTATCATCGGAGTCTTTATACAAATTTTGTGAAGCGAAGCCGTTACATGATAGTCAATAAAGCAAAATTCGATTTAACTGGTAAAACCAATCCTCAAGAAGAAGTCGGTCCTCGCTTCTTTGAGGGAGCAGCAGGTGGAACAATTATGTTAGGGGTTTCTCCAAAATGTCAGGATTTCACTAAATATCTTGATTGGTCAGAGCCGATGATTGAAATTCCGTTTGATTGCGTTAATATAGCTAGTATACTAGCTGAGTTAGATACACAGCCCGAGTATCAAGAGAAAATACGTACAAACAATATTGTTAACTCCCTACTCAAGCATGATTGGGTATACCGTTGGGAAGAAATTTTGGCAACCCTAGGGCTTGATAGCACTCCACAAATAAGCAAACGGAAAGCTCATCTCCAAAACTTAGCTGAAATGGTGAGGACTTCGCCAGATGGCTGTCAACAAACCCGACTGGTTTTAGCTCAGTCTAATTAA
- a CDS encoding GMC family oxidoreductase has translation MLIDARTLPTGETIETEICIVSAGPAGNTLAREFTSADFRVCLLESGGLEFDPNTHRDRLGRQKVKLHWCGNDIDIHTIKRSQDILKEEIARSGIGQLEIDRDGNQPELIHPGTHHHMGTTRMHDDPTQGVVDRNCQVHGISNLFIAGSSVFPTGGYANPTLSIVALAIRLADHLKKLMTSQAV, from the coding sequence ATGTTAATTGATGCACGTACCCTACCAACTGGTGAAACGATTGAAACTGAAATTTGTATTGTGAGTGCTGGTCCAGCAGGCAATACTTTAGCACGCGAATTTACCTCAGCAGATTTTCGTGTTTGTCTTCTGGAAAGTGGCGGTCTTGAGTTCGATCCAAATACTCATCGCGATCGCCTTGGTCGCCAGAAAGTCAAATTACATTGGTGCGGGAACGATATTGATATCCATACAATTAAGCGATCGCAGGATATCCTCAAAGAAGAAATTGCCCGTTCTGGAATCGGTCAGTTAGAAATTGATAGAGATGGAAACCAGCCAGAGTTAATTCATCCCGGTACGCATCACCATATGGGAACGACACGTATGCATGACGATCCAACGCAGGGAGTCGTCGATCGTAATTGTCAAGTCCATGGCATTTCCAACCTATTCATAGCAGGGAGTTCCGTCTTTCCCACAGGAGGATACGCCAATCCCACACTCTCCATTGTCGCTTTAGCCATTAGGCTTGCAGACCATTTGAAAAAACTTATGACATCGCAAGCAGTTTAA
- a CDS encoding response regulator — protein MEILIVEDEIEIAQLIQLYLEKEGFSCHHCRDGLSAIQVFQELLPDLIVLDLMIPDLDGLEVCARIRQQASPKDPYILMLTAKGEELDRIIGLSTGADDYVVKPFSPKELVARVRALLRRTLRHGKQSQIYRTQHFIINIEQRSANRILSDNEHSPLDLTTLEFELLATFMSYPGRAWNRTQLIDKLWGSDFYGDERVVDTHIARLRKKIEPDPANPTFVKTVIGVGYKFEDIV, from the coding sequence ATGGAGATTTTGATTGTTGAGGACGAAATTGAGATTGCTCAATTAATTCAGTTGTATTTGGAAAAGGAGGGATTTTCCTGTCACCACTGTCGAGATGGGTTAAGTGCAATTCAGGTGTTTCAGGAGCTACTACCTGACTTGATTGTCTTAGATTTGATGATTCCCGATTTGGATGGGTTGGAGGTATGCGCTCGCATTCGACAACAAGCCAGCCCTAAAGACCCTTACATCTTAATGTTAACGGCAAAGGGGGAGGAACTCGATCGCATTATCGGGTTGTCAACTGGAGCTGATGACTACGTAGTCAAGCCCTTTAGCCCCAAGGAACTGGTTGCTCGTGTACGTGCGCTGCTGCGAAGGACGCTGCGTCATGGCAAACAGAGCCAAATCTACCGTACCCAACACTTCATAATTAATATTGAGCAACGCTCGGCAAACCGGATTCTGAGTGACAATGAACATTCTCCTTTAGATCTGACTACCTTGGAGTTTGAATTGCTGGCAACATTTATGAGCTATCCCGGTCGGGCTTGGAACCGGACGCAACTCATTGACAAACTTTGGGGTAGTGATTTTTATGGTGATGAGCGGGTTGTTGATACCCACATAGCCAGACTTCGGAAGAAAATTGAACCCGATCCAGCGAATCCCACCTTTGTCAAAACTGTGATTGGAGTAGGTTATAAGTTTGAAGATATTGTTTAA
- a CDS encoding response regulator: MNNFGTFTKLRPSSLLRHLYSASESTCLQVHSNSVTWSIYLEQGRITYATHSVEPFDRLERHLRRLSHQINSITGEIRVQLRLMFEPDAKAQSIEYSARQAQTVAPPLPPEYQAICWLVSERYLHSTQAAMLIQELVKEVLEAFLSIQQGIYQLTNALYRVPVICKLDAEKIVERCQQRLHIWQSLAPHISSPYQRPYLVIKTTERTPTLSGLDPSLTDWMKGFSLRHLAVIVNQDELVLTRNLYPYIANGTVLLHEPDPPFDKLPTTYTEISKTPIYLPEPNKKASQIAALPSSNISGEKAGIPIKTENLANRQERVPTSYKKELVPELTTLEKTEVEAEKVPATLTTSTVSRKIYKVVSVDDSPTILREISRFLEDESFSVVTISDPLKAVMTIIRHKPDLILLDLNMDGMDGYELCRLVRNNSMFKRTPIIMVTGSKGIVDKVRARLVGASGYLTKPFTRADLLKMVFMHLA; this comes from the coding sequence ATGAATAATTTTGGCACTTTCACAAAACTGCGTCCTTCAAGTTTGCTTAGGCACCTATATAGTGCCTCGGAGAGTACGTGTTTGCAAGTACACAGCAATTCAGTGACCTGGTCAATTTACTTAGAACAAGGAAGAATCACTTACGCCACACATTCTGTCGAACCCTTCGATCGCCTAGAACGTCATTTACGTCGCCTCAGCCATCAAATCAATAGCATTACGGGCGAAATTCGCGTTCAATTACGTTTGATGTTTGAACCAGATGCAAAAGCTCAATCAATAGAATATAGCGCTCGCCAAGCACAAACCGTAGCTCCTCCTTTGCCACCTGAATATCAAGCTATATGCTGGTTAGTGAGCGAACGCTACTTACATTCTACACAAGCAGCGATGCTGATTCAAGAGTTAGTCAAAGAAGTTCTTGAAGCATTTCTTTCAATTCAACAAGGAATTTATCAATTGACGAATGCTCTTTATCGAGTTCCTGTCATTTGCAAGCTAGATGCAGAAAAAATAGTAGAACGCTGTCAACAAAGGTTACATATTTGGCAATCATTGGCTCCGCATATTTCCTCACCATATCAGCGTCCATATTTAGTTATAAAAACAACCGAACGAACTCCTACCTTATCAGGACTAGACCCTAGTTTGACTGACTGGATGAAAGGTTTTAGCTTGCGCCATCTAGCAGTGATTGTAAATCAAGACGAATTAGTTCTGACGAGAAATTTATATCCTTATATTGCAAATGGAACGGTTTTATTGCACGAACCCGATCCACCATTTGATAAATTACCAACAACCTATACTGAAATCTCAAAAACTCCTATCTATTTACCAGAACCCAACAAGAAAGCTTCTCAAATAGCAGCCCTACCCAGTAGTAACATCTCTGGTGAAAAAGCAGGAATTCCTATCAAGACAGAAAACTTAGCCAATCGTCAAGAACGAGTCCCCACTTCTTACAAGAAAGAACTCGTTCCCGAATTAACAACATTAGAAAAAACAGAAGTTGAAGCAGAAAAAGTCCCCGCCACTCTCACAACATCCACAGTTTCCAGAAAAATCTATAAAGTTGTTTCTGTAGATGATAGCCCTACCATTCTTAGAGAAATTAGTCGTTTTTTGGAGGATGAAAGTTTTTCTGTAGTCACAATTAGCGACCCACTCAAAGCAGTGATGACAATTATTCGACACAAACCAGACTTAATTTTATTGGACTTGAATATGGATGGGATGGATGGTTACGAGCTATGTCGGCTCGTCCGTAACAACTCTATGTTCAAGAGAACTCCTATAATCATGGTGACAGGAAGTAAGGGAATTGTAGATAAAGTCAGAGCAAGATTAGTAGGAGCTTCTGGATATTTAACCAAGCCTTTTACTCGTGCAGATTTATTGAAAATGGTATTTATGCATTTAGCTTAA
- a CDS encoding vWA domain-containing protein, whose translation MQDTLKLDEVVEFAENPEPRCPCVLLLDTSGSMQGTPVDALNQGLQTFKEELIKNSLAARRVEVAIVTFDSQVNVIQDFVTADQFNPPMLTAQGLTTMGSGIHKALDMIQDRKAQYRANGVAYYRPWVFMITDGEPQGEFEDVIDQATRRLQADEASKRVAFFTVGVENANMNRLGQIAVRNPLKLTGLNFVEMFVWLSASMSAVSHSKVDEQVALPPIGWGSV comes from the coding sequence ATGCAGGATACATTAAAACTCGATGAAGTCGTTGAGTTCGCGGAGAACCCAGAGCCACGTTGTCCTTGTGTGCTGCTGTTAGATACATCTGGTTCAATGCAAGGAACTCCTGTTGACGCCTTGAATCAAGGCTTGCAAACTTTCAAGGAAGAATTAATCAAAAATTCCTTGGCAGCGAGAAGGGTAGAAGTAGCAATAGTTACCTTTGATAGCCAGGTCAATGTTATACAAGACTTTGTGACTGCCGATCAGTTCAATCCACCGATGCTGACAGCACAAGGACTAACGACCATGGGTTCTGGTATTCACAAAGCTTTGGACATGATTCAAGATCGCAAAGCTCAATACCGTGCTAATGGTGTTGCTTACTATCGTCCTTGGGTTTTTATGATTACAGACGGAGAACCGCAAGGTGAATTTGAAGATGTGATCGACCAAGCGACACGGCGTCTACAGGCAGATGAAGCGAGTAAACGAGTGGCGTTTTTCACAGTAGGTGTGGAAAACGCCAACATGAATCGTTTGGGTCAAATAGCTGTACGCAATCCCTTGAAATTGACGGGGTTAAATTTTGTGGAAATGTTTGTTTGGCTATCAGCTAGTATGTCAGCCGTATCCCATTCTAAAGTAGACGAACAAGTGGCGCTACCTCCCATAGGATGGGGTTCTGTTTAA
- a CDS encoding PP2C family serine/threonine-protein phosphatase, which translates to MNTSKRVPHWRVVAASVCGTSHVKNKQLCQDAHHWQILPDSVLVAVVADGAGSASMGKVGAMVATETAVDNISLKEVTRQTLTDDEAVRSILLDAIIAARKAVEEEAEACEKQPSDLASTLIITVAAPEIVAVAQIGDGVAVAKDTQDNLVALTLPDSGEYINETVFLTSPGALDAAQLRVWRQAIVNVGVLTDGLQMLAMNMAVGAPHKPFFSPLFEFAANADDKTVAKEQLVRFLRSDRITQRTDDDLTLVIAALSH; encoded by the coding sequence ATGAATACCTCGAAACGAGTCCCCCACTGGCGGGTAGTGGCCGCGTCTGTGTGTGGTACTAGCCATGTAAAAAACAAACAGCTCTGTCAGGATGCTCACCACTGGCAAATATTGCCAGATAGCGTACTCGTTGCAGTAGTAGCAGATGGTGCCGGTTCCGCAAGCATGGGAAAAGTTGGGGCAATGGTGGCAACAGAAACAGCAGTTGACAACATATCTCTTAAAGAGGTCACTCGGCAAACCCTGACTGATGATGAAGCCGTGCGTTCAATTCTGTTAGACGCCATTATAGCCGCAAGGAAAGCTGTGGAGGAGGAGGCGGAAGCCTGTGAGAAACAGCCATCAGACTTGGCAAGTACCCTGATTATTACAGTTGCTGCCCCTGAAATTGTGGCGGTAGCACAGATAGGGGATGGCGTTGCTGTAGCGAAAGATACACAAGATAACTTAGTCGCACTGACTTTACCTGATAGTGGCGAGTATATCAATGAAACGGTTTTTTTAACTTCACCAGGAGCGTTAGATGCAGCACAATTAAGAGTATGGCGTCAAGCAATAGTAAATGTGGGAGTCCTGACTGATGGACTACAAATGCTCGCCATGAATATGGCAGTAGGTGCTCCTCATAAACCGTTTTTCTCTCCCCTGTTTGAATTTGCAGCGAATGCAGACGACAAAACAGTGGCAAAAGAACAACTTGTGAGGTTTTTGCGATCGGATAGGATTACGCAACGTACTGATGATGACTTGACGCTAGTAATAGCTGCCCTAAGCCACTAA